A part of Bufo bufo chromosome 7, aBufBuf1.1, whole genome shotgun sequence genomic DNA contains:
- the CXCR4 gene encoding C-X-C chemokine receptor type 4: MELFSGSFDIFDDNSTDLNATDDFLDLLGPCFTQENNDFNRIFLPTVYSLIFLLGIIGNGLVVLVMGYQKKSRTMTDKYRLHLSVADLLFVFTLPFWSVDAAIGWYFKEFLCKAVHVIYTVNLYSSVLILAFISLDRYLAIVHATNSQGSRKLLAEKIVYAGVWLPAILLTVPDVVFASVSDIEGNFVCDRIYPVENRGHWTIGFRFLHITVGLVLPGLIILTCYCVIISRLSHSKGHQKRKALKTTVILILAFFACWLPYYICLTIDTFGLLGLLKFDCYMDNMLHKWISITEALAFFHCCLNPILYAFLGAKFKTSAQNAFTSVSRGSSLKILSKKRAGLSSVSTESESSSFHSS, encoded by the exons ATGGAGCTT TTCTCCGGGTCATTCGATATCTTTGATGATAACAGTACAGATCTAAATGCTACTGATGACTTCTTGGATCTTCTAGGTCCATGCTTCACCCaagagaacaatgatttcaaccgAATATTCCTTCCCACCGTCTACTCCTTAATCTTCCTTCTTGGAATTATCGGCAATGGACTGGTGGTGCTGGTCATGGGCTATCAAAAGAAGTCCAGGACCATGACTGATAAGTACCGGTTGCACCTTTCTGTCGCGGACCTGCTTTTTGTGTTCACCCTTCCGTTCTGGTCTGTGGACGCTGCCATTGGTTGGTACTTTAAAGAATTCTTGTGTAAAGCCGTCCATGTCATTTACACAGTCAACCTCTACAGCAGCGTCTTAATTTTGGCCTTTATCAGCTTGGATCGGTACTTGGCGATTGTCCATGCCACCAACAGCCAAGGATCTAGGAAACTGTTGGCAGAGAAAATTGTGTATGCTGGTGTGTGGCTTCCAGCTATTTTGTTGACCGTGCCCGACGTTGTATTTGCCAGCGTGTCGGACATTGAAGGCAACTTTGTGTGTGACCGCATCTACCCAGTGGAGAACAGAGGACACTGGACCATTGGCTTCCGTTTCCTCCACATCACAGTTGGACTTGTCTTGCCCGGACTCATCATTTTAACTTGCTACTGCGTCATCATTTCCAGGTTGTCCCATTCAAAGGGCCATCAAAAACGTAAAGCCTTGAAGACGACTGTGATTCTCATCCTGGCATTCTTCGCCTGTTGGCTCCCGTACTATATCTGCCTTACCATCGACACCTTTGGTTTACTTGGACTCTTGAAGTTTGATTGTTACATGGATAATATGCTTCACAAGTGGATCTCCATCACAGAAGCTTTGGCCTTCTTCCACTGCTGCCTCAACCCCATCTTATACGCCTTCCTTGGGGCCAAATTCAAGACCTCTGCCCAAAATGCCTTTACATCCGTCAGCAGAGGATCCagtttaaaaatactttccaaaAAGCGTGCTGGACTTTCATCCGTCTCAACAGAGTCAGAATCCTCCAGTTTCCATTCAAGCTAA